A stretch of the Mesorhizobium huakuii genome encodes the following:
- a CDS encoding carbohydrate ABC transporter permease, with the protein MSVQTTEYTVSEIRSPASFITSRVFIYGALVFWAFICLFPIYWTLTTSFKSAVDVTQGHLIPFVDFQPDWKGWRSLGLSPDSIFETSTVRDEFFKRFMNSVITSVGASSLAIVIGSLAAYGLTRYRYKFAWFKNEDISFFFLSQLILPPVVLALPFLVLYREVGLLDTRIGLILLYTLMVLPIVIWIMRDQFNSIPVELEEAALVDGLSIWGAFFRIVMPIALPGMVAAFILAMVLCWNEYFFAALLTSTDAKTIPVMVASQTGSQGINWWSMAALATAAIAPLAVIGIALERYLIMGMTAGAVK; encoded by the coding sequence ATGAGCGTTCAAACCACCGAATACACCGTTTCCGAAATCCGCTCTCCGGCGAGCTTCATCACCAGCCGCGTCTTCATTTATGGCGCGCTCGTGTTCTGGGCTTTCATCTGCCTGTTCCCGATCTACTGGACGCTAACGACCTCGTTCAAATCGGCGGTCGACGTCACCCAAGGCCATCTGATTCCCTTCGTCGACTTCCAGCCGGACTGGAAGGGCTGGCGATCGCTCGGCCTCTCGCCCGATTCGATCTTCGAGACCTCGACGGTGCGCGACGAGTTCTTCAAGCGCTTCATGAATTCGGTCATCACCTCGGTCGGCGCGTCGAGCCTCGCCATCGTCATCGGCAGCCTCGCCGCCTACGGCCTCACGCGCTACCGCTACAAGTTCGCCTGGTTCAAGAACGAGGACATCTCCTTCTTCTTCCTGTCGCAGCTGATCCTACCGCCCGTGGTGCTCGCCCTGCCCTTCCTGGTGCTCTACCGGGAAGTCGGCCTGCTCGACACGCGCATCGGGCTGATCCTGCTCTACACGCTGATGGTGCTGCCGATCGTCATCTGGATCATGCGCGACCAGTTCAACTCAATCCCGGTCGAACTGGAGGAAGCAGCCCTCGTCGACGGCCTGTCGATCTGGGGCGCGTTTTTCCGCATCGTCATGCCGATCGCGCTGCCGGGCATGGTCGCCGCCTTCATCCTGGCGATGGTGCTGTGCTGGAACGAGTATTTCTTCGCCGCCCTTCTGACCTCGACCGACGCCAAGACCATTCCAGTCATGGTGGCGAGCCAGACCGGCTCGCAAGGCATCAACTGGTGGTCGATGGCAGCCCTTGCCACCGCCGCGATTGCACCGCTGGCGGTCATCGGCATTGCTTTGGAACGCTATCTGATCATGGGCATGACCGCGGGAGCCGTGAAGTGA
- a CDS encoding HU family DNA-binding protein produces MNKNELVSAVADAASISKGDAQSAVDAVFSVITGELKKGGDVRLVGFGNFTVSKRAASTGRNPQTGAEVKIPARTVPKFSAGKGLKDAVN; encoded by the coding sequence ATGAACAAGAACGAACTGGTGTCCGCTGTCGCCGACGCCGCGAGCATTTCGAAGGGTGACGCGCAGTCGGCGGTCGATGCGGTATTTTCCGTGATCACCGGCGAACTGAAGAAGGGCGGCGATGTCCGGCTTGTCGGCTTTGGCAATTTCACCGTGTCAAAGCGTGCGGCCTCGACCGGCCGCAACCCGCAGACCGGCGCCGAAGTGAAGATCCCGGCACGCACCGTGCCGAAGTTCTCGGCCGGCAAAGGCCTGAAGGACGCAGTCAACTAA
- a CDS encoding aldo/keto reductase, whose product MKTRHFDRIGNGGLTFTELGFGTAPLGNLYRAVSDEDANATLDAAWATGCRYYDTAPLYGLGLSETRLNPFLRGKRRDDYVLSSKVGRLMRACPPEERTGIGKFFDTPSRREVYDYSYDGVMRSFEASLERLGVDRIDILFVHDVDIFTHGSKEASDQRIEEFMRSGYYGLLSLRDQGAIKAFGGGINEWQVAQTLAERGDFDLFLLAGRYTLLEQEALTSFLPLCQKRGIGIVLGGPYNSGILATGPKPGAYYNYSEAPKDVLERVAGIEAVCKRHGVRLIEAALQFPALHPAVVSVIPGGQRPSEVESNRSLLDAKLPAALWADLKKEGLMRADAPTA is encoded by the coding sequence ATGAAGACACGGCATTTCGACCGCATCGGCAATGGCGGCCTCACCTTTACGGAACTCGGCTTCGGCACGGCACCGCTCGGCAATCTCTACCGTGCCGTTTCGGACGAGGATGCCAATGCCACGCTCGACGCCGCCTGGGCGACCGGCTGCCGCTATTACGACACCGCGCCGCTCTATGGGCTCGGCCTGTCGGAAACACGACTCAACCCATTCCTGCGCGGCAAGAGGCGCGACGACTATGTGCTGTCGAGCAAGGTCGGTCGCCTCATGCGCGCCTGCCCGCCGGAAGAGCGCACGGGCATCGGCAAGTTCTTCGACACGCCTTCGCGGCGCGAGGTCTACGACTACAGCTATGACGGCGTGATGCGCTCATTCGAGGCCTCGCTCGAGCGGCTTGGTGTCGACCGCATCGACATCCTGTTCGTGCATGATGTCGACATCTTCACCCATGGCAGCAAGGAGGCGTCCGACCAGCGCATCGAGGAATTCATGCGCTCGGGCTATTACGGGCTGCTGTCGCTGCGCGACCAGGGTGCGATCAAGGCGTTCGGCGGCGGCATCAACGAATGGCAGGTTGCCCAGACCCTGGCCGAGCGCGGCGATTTCGACCTGTTCCTGCTTGCCGGGCGCTACACGCTGCTGGAACAGGAGGCGCTGACATCCTTTCTGCCGCTCTGCCAGAAGCGCGGCATCGGCATCGTGCTGGGCGGTCCCTACAATTCCGGCATCCTGGCGACAGGGCCGAAGCCCGGCGCCTACTACAACTATTCCGAGGCACCGAAGGACGTGCTCGAGCGGGTCGCCGGTATCGAGGCGGTCTGCAAACGCCATGGTGTCAGGCTGATCGAGGCCGCGCTGCAATTTCCGGCGCTGCATCCGGCGGTCGTCTCGGTGATCCCCGGCGGCCAGCGGCCAAGCGAGGTCGAAAGCAACCGGTCACTGCTCGACGCGAAGCTGCCCGCGGCGCTCTGGGCCGACCTCAAGAAGGAAGGCTTGATGCGCGCTGATGCGCCGACCGCATAA
- a CDS encoding creatininase family protein → MRYELMLPHQIRKAIAQNWPVALPLGVLEYHGEHMAVGMDTLAVIKTLELFEKERDVVILPPFYYGAASYAVAPPEGTGSVQVGGNQLAPFGEELFYSLLRIGFRNIHAIIHHQTENFAAGMPTDLAFKTAGRQAIFRFLEKQRGEGWWGSKDMADYYAGHAAGENFFNWVQVHPLMPAAMNGKYPFDHAGIGETSLMLALCPEAVDAVHFADNTGWYTADAKDASAELGQKGVAMIMDHLRAILKA, encoded by the coding sequence ATGCGCTATGAGCTGATGCTGCCGCACCAGATCCGCAAGGCGATCGCGCAGAATTGGCCGGTCGCGCTGCCGCTCGGAGTGCTCGAATACCATGGCGAGCACATGGCCGTCGGCATGGACACGCTGGCCGTCATCAAGACGCTCGAACTGTTCGAGAAGGAGAGGGATGTCGTCATCCTGCCGCCCTTCTATTACGGCGCGGCGAGCTACGCAGTGGCGCCGCCGGAAGGCACAGGTTCCGTGCAGGTCGGCGGCAATCAGCTCGCGCCGTTCGGCGAGGAGCTGTTCTACAGCCTGCTGCGCATCGGCTTCCGCAACATCCACGCCATCATCCATCACCAGACGGAAAACTTCGCCGCCGGCATGCCGACCGATCTCGCCTTCAAGACCGCCGGCCGCCAGGCGATCTTCCGCTTCCTCGAGAAGCAGCGCGGCGAGGGCTGGTGGGGCTCGAAGGACATGGCCGACTATTATGCCGGTCATGCCGCCGGTGAAAATTTTTTCAACTGGGTGCAGGTGCATCCGCTGATGCCGGCCGCCATGAACGGCAAGTACCCGTTCGACCATGCCGGCATTGGAGAGACATCGCTGATGCTGGCGCTATGTCCGGAGGCTGTCGATGCCGTGCACTTCGCCGACAATACCGGCTGGTATACGGCTGATGCCAAGGACGCATCGGCTGAACTGGGGCAAAAGGGCGTCGCCATGATCATGGACCACCTGCGCGCGATCCTGAAGGCCTAA
- a CDS encoding SIS domain-containing protein, with protein sequence MSDRSETLFKTALDELGAVLARVDDSQIDAACKLLAEARQIVVYGCGREALQVKGFAMRLYHLGLPVSVVGDMTTPPLGPGDVFLASSGPGETSTVLTLMRVARDASATNLLLTAQADGSAAKLADTTLLIPAQTMANDQGSQRTSVLPMGSVFEGALFLLFEVMVLKLKSLTGASSEAMRARHTNME encoded by the coding sequence GTGAGCGACCGGAGCGAAACCCTGTTCAAGACCGCGCTCGACGAACTGGGCGCCGTGCTGGCGCGGGTGGATGACAGCCAGATCGACGCCGCCTGCAAGCTGTTGGCCGAAGCCAGGCAGATCGTCGTCTATGGCTGCGGCCGCGAGGCCTTGCAGGTCAAGGGTTTCGCCATGCGGCTCTATCATCTCGGCCTGCCGGTCTCGGTGGTCGGCGACATGACCACGCCGCCCTTGGGGCCTGGTGATGTCTTCCTGGCCAGTTCCGGGCCGGGAGAGACCTCGACGGTGCTCACCTTGATGCGCGTCGCGCGCGACGCCAGCGCGACCAATCTGCTGCTGACCGCCCAGGCCGACGGCAGTGCGGCCAAACTGGCCGACACCACGCTGCTCATCCCGGCCCAAACCATGGCCAATGACCAGGGGTCGCAAAGGACATCGGTGCTGCCGATGGGCTCGGTGTTCGAAGGCGCGCTGTTCCTGCTGTTCGAAGTGATGGTGCTGAAGCTCAAATCGCTGACCGGTGCGTCGTCCGAAGCCATGCGTGCCCGCCACACCAACATGGAATAG
- the rbsK gene encoding ribokinase has product MASGKPVVILGVFVADTAYRADRQPRMGETILGNSFKLGPGGKGSNQAVAAGKLGADTTFLTRLGVDAFADMAKRTWQDAGVKSAVIDTPDSYTGAAYIFVEEGSGNNAIIVSPGAAMLISPADIEANAALIRGAGVFVTQLEQPIDAALRALEIARGAEVTTILNPAPAAKLPDRIYTLCDYLTPNETETEELTGLKVSSVDEARAAAGKLLEKGVGTVIVTLGDKGALLHTKGRSEHVPAISAGPVVETTGAGDAFNGGFAAALSRGVEPLQAVRFACAVAGISVTRPGTAPSMPTLQEVEALLARV; this is encoded by the coding sequence ATGGCCTCCGGCAAGCCTGTCGTCATATTGGGCGTCTTCGTCGCCGACACCGCCTATCGCGCCGATCGCCAGCCGCGCATGGGCGAAACGATCCTCGGCAACTCTTTCAAGCTCGGGCCGGGCGGCAAGGGATCGAACCAGGCCGTGGCGGCCGGCAAGCTCGGCGCCGACACCACCTTCCTGACCCGGCTCGGTGTCGATGCCTTCGCCGACATGGCCAAGCGGACCTGGCAGGATGCCGGCGTCAAAAGCGCCGTCATCGACACGCCGGACAGTTATACGGGTGCCGCCTACATCTTCGTCGAGGAGGGCAGCGGCAACAACGCCATCATCGTCAGTCCTGGTGCGGCCATGCTGATCTCGCCGGCCGATATCGAGGCCAATGCCGCCCTGATTCGTGGCGCCGGCGTCTTCGTCACGCAGCTCGAGCAGCCGATCGATGCGGCGCTCAGGGCGCTGGAGATTGCGCGTGGGGCAGAGGTGACGACCATCCTCAACCCCGCTCCCGCGGCAAAGCTTCCCGATCGCATCTACACGCTCTGCGACTATCTCACGCCGAACGAGACCGAAACGGAGGAATTGACCGGACTGAAAGTCTCCTCGGTCGATGAGGCGCGCGCCGCCGCCGGCAAGCTGCTTGAAAAGGGCGTCGGCACCGTCATCGTCACGCTCGGCGACAAGGGCGCGCTGCTGCACACGAAGGGCCGCTCCGAACATGTCCCCGCCATCAGCGCCGGGCCGGTGGTCGAAACCACCGGTGCGGGGGATGCCTTCAATGGCGGCTTCGCCGCGGCTCTGTCGCGAGGCGTGGAGCCGCTGCAAGCGGTGCGCTTCGCCTGTGCCGTGGCTGGCATTTCGGTGACCAGGCCGGGCACGGCACCGTCGATGCCGACGCTGCAGGAGGTCGAGGCGCTGTTGGCGAGGGTTTGA
- a CDS encoding carbohydrate ABC transporter permease, with protein sequence MADQILPTKDWPANAVPSDLIPPGRKRLGWAVMAAATLGLLATILVQILYKSEVDTIGFETWRPVVYAYVLWGVALGIGQVLTRGEDGQRALFLLPALLFTIAMVIFPTLFGFYIALTDWNLSSFSGRRFNGLDNFWQMLADPYYRNALFNMVLYVLAVLVEYVIAFGLALLLNAQIRARKFFRVVFLMPLMLSPVAVSWMVGKSLMEYRFGPAATLARHLGWENPAFFSDPIIARISIMVLDAWTFIPFMMIMLLAGLQAMSREILEAARVDGANAWQTFWQVTFPLMLPVSVTAVILRIIFKLKLADIIITVTSGGPGGATDSVSSFIYREYRDRSNVGYGTMLAMAYLVIIIVFVTWLLKFANRFVRNVN encoded by the coding sequence GTGGCTGACCAGATTTTGCCCACCAAGGATTGGCCGGCAAACGCCGTCCCATCCGACCTGATACCGCCAGGCCGCAAACGCTTGGGCTGGGCGGTGATGGCCGCTGCGACGCTCGGCCTGCTGGCAACGATCCTTGTCCAGATCCTCTACAAGAGCGAGGTCGACACGATCGGCTTCGAGACATGGCGTCCCGTGGTCTACGCCTATGTGCTGTGGGGCGTGGCACTCGGCATCGGCCAGGTGCTGACGCGTGGCGAGGACGGCCAGCGCGCGCTGTTCCTGCTGCCGGCGCTGCTCTTCACCATCGCCATGGTGATCTTCCCGACGCTGTTCGGTTTCTACATCGCGCTGACCGACTGGAATCTCTCCTCCTTCAGCGGGCGCAGGTTCAACGGGCTCGACAATTTCTGGCAGATGCTGGCAGATCCCTACTACCGCAATGCGCTGTTCAATATGGTGCTCTATGTGCTGGCGGTGCTGGTCGAATATGTCATCGCCTTCGGCTTGGCGCTGCTGCTCAACGCGCAGATCCGGGCGCGTAAATTCTTCCGTGTCGTCTTCCTGATGCCGCTGATGCTGTCGCCGGTCGCGGTGTCGTGGATGGTCGGCAAGTCACTGATGGAATATCGCTTCGGCCCGGCGGCGACACTGGCGCGCCATCTCGGCTGGGAAAACCCGGCCTTCTTCTCGGATCCGATCATCGCTCGCATCTCGATCATGGTGCTGGATGCCTGGACCTTCATCCCGTTCATGATGATCATGCTGCTCGCTGGCCTGCAGGCGATGTCGCGTGAGATCCTCGAAGCCGCACGGGTCGACGGCGCCAATGCGTGGCAGACCTTCTGGCAGGTCACCTTTCCGCTGATGCTGCCGGTGTCGGTGACGGCGGTCATCCTGCGCATCATCTTCAAGCTGAAGCTGGCCGACATCATCATCACGGTGACCTCGGGTGGGCCTGGTGGCGCCACCGATTCCGTCTCCAGCTTCATCTACCGCGAATACCGCGACCGCTCCAATGTCGGCTATGGCACCATGCTGGCGATGGCCTATCTGGTCATCATCATCGTGTTCGTGACCTGGCTGCTGAAATTCGCCAACCGCTTCGTGCGCAACGTCAACTGA
- a CDS encoding M15 family metallopeptidase, producing the protein MTRHPGRLLLQLVIALAITVTVRFAYAGDVGDGVDQPAAKAALLKAYPGLFTISGNVLTWTDGTTMVWDDGNTRDADALLESPDIEDMFRYVYPTASAGALVPAEDFDPGRIRNEAFFEKLYGASAAEVGKHIANVKWLPKLGKTTVQVTRVFGIDDRLGKVSDALEVMPAELSRYGLKPGGGFVWRSIAGTDRLSVHSFGAAFDINVGFSDYWYNNRNKADPKAHIPFKNRIPLSIVELFEKNGFIWGGRWYHYDTMHFEYRPELLLYKKPG; encoded by the coding sequence ATGACCAGGCATCCAGGGCGCTTGCTGCTGCAGCTGGTGATTGCATTGGCAATCACCGTTACCGTGCGCTTCGCCTATGCGGGGGATGTTGGCGACGGCGTGGACCAGCCCGCCGCCAAGGCCGCCTTGCTCAAGGCCTATCCCGGGCTGTTCACCATCTCGGGCAATGTCCTGACCTGGACCGACGGCACCACGATGGTGTGGGACGACGGCAATACGCGCGACGCCGACGCGCTGCTGGAGAGCCCCGACATCGAGGACATGTTTCGCTATGTCTATCCCACGGCAAGTGCTGGCGCGCTGGTCCCGGCGGAGGACTTCGATCCCGGCCGTATCCGCAACGAAGCCTTCTTCGAGAAGCTCTACGGTGCAAGTGCCGCGGAAGTGGGCAAGCACATCGCCAACGTCAAATGGCTTCCGAAACTCGGCAAGACGACTGTGCAGGTCACCAGGGTTTTTGGCATCGACGACCGGCTGGGCAAGGTTTCCGATGCCCTTGAGGTCATGCCTGCGGAGCTAAGCCGTTACGGGCTCAAGCCCGGAGGCGGCTTTGTCTGGCGGTCCATCGCCGGCACAGATCGGTTGAGCGTCCACTCTTTCGGCGCAGCCTTCGATATCAATGTCGGGTTCTCCGATTACTGGTACAACAACAGAAACAAAGCCGACCCCAAGGCACACATTCCCTTCAAGAATCGCATTCCGCTCTCGATCGTCGAACTGTTCGAGAAGAACGGCTTCATCTGGGGCGGCCGCTGGTATCACTATGACACCATGCATTTCGAATACCGGCCCGAATTGCTGTTGTACAAGAAACCCGGCTGA
- a CDS encoding RbsD/FucU family protein: MLKGINPLLNADVLQALRAMGHGDDLIIADTNFPSDSVAKQTVHGKLLRIDAPAAQVVKAVLSLYPLDTFVDDSAARMEIVGKPDEIPPVQKEVQKEIDKAEGKAWPMISVERYAFYERAKQAYCVIQTGERRFYGCFAFRKGVIPPDAE, translated from the coding sequence ATGCTCAAAGGCATCAATCCGTTGCTCAATGCCGACGTGCTGCAGGCATTGCGGGCGATGGGCCATGGCGACGATCTGATCATCGCTGACACCAATTTCCCCTCCGATTCGGTGGCAAAGCAGACCGTGCACGGCAAGCTCCTGCGCATCGACGCGCCGGCGGCGCAAGTGGTCAAGGCGGTGCTGTCGCTATACCCCCTGGATACATTCGTCGATGATTCGGCCGCGCGCATGGAAATCGTCGGCAAGCCGGACGAGATTCCGCCGGTGCAGAAGGAAGTGCAAAAGGAGATCGACAAGGCCGAAGGCAAGGCCTGGCCGATGATTTCCGTCGAGCGCTACGCCTTCTACGAGCGCGCCAAACAGGCCTATTGCGTCATCCAGACCGGCGAGCGCCGCTTCTATGGCTGCTTCGCCTTCCGCAAGGGCGTCATCCCGCCGGACGCGGAGTAA
- a CDS encoding SDR family NAD(P)-dependent oxidoreductase: MAGRLNDKVALIIGSASGIGKGTALRFAEEGARLVLADTDAEAGQATANEIGVPFIGTDISQMRDAEAAVALALKHHGRLDIIVQNAGIYPWQLIENTSTDDWDRVMAVNLRGTFNATRAALVPMKGQRFGRMLYTSSITGPHVTSPGHGHYSATKAGINGFIRSAALEFSGYGITVNGVEPGNILTEAIQQHRGAAYIKNMEDSIPLGRLGSPRDVANAFLFLASDDASYITGTTIVVDGGQLLPEGKDFRMVPP; encoded by the coding sequence ATGGCTGGACGGCTAAACGACAAGGTGGCGCTGATCATCGGCAGCGCAAGCGGCATCGGCAAAGGCACCGCACTGCGCTTCGCCGAAGAAGGTGCAAGGCTGGTGCTCGCCGACACCGATGCCGAGGCCGGGCAAGCGACCGCCAACGAAATCGGCGTCCCCTTCATCGGCACCGACATCTCGCAAATGCGCGACGCCGAGGCCGCGGTGGCATTGGCGCTGAAGCATCACGGCCGCCTCGACATCATCGTGCAGAATGCCGGCATCTATCCCTGGCAATTGATCGAGAACACCAGCACCGACGACTGGGACCGCGTCATGGCGGTCAATCTGCGCGGCACCTTCAACGCCACCCGCGCCGCGCTGGTGCCGATGAAGGGGCAGCGCTTCGGGCGCATGCTCTACACCTCCTCAATCACCGGACCGCATGTCACCAGCCCCGGCCACGGCCATTATTCGGCGACCAAGGCCGGCATCAACGGCTTCATCCGTTCGGCCGCGCTCGAATTCTCCGGTTACGGCATCACCGTCAACGGCGTCGAGCCCGGCAACATCCTCACCGAGGCCATCCAGCAACACCGCGGCGCCGCCTACATCAAGAACATGGAGGATTCCATTCCGCTCGGCCGGCTCGGCAGCCCGCGCGACGTCGCCAATGCCTTCCTGTTCCTCGCCTCGGACGACGCCAGCTACATCACCGGCACGACCATCGTCGTCGATGGCGGGCAATTGCTGCCCGAAGGCAAGGATTTCCGGATGGTGCCGCCGTGA
- a CDS encoding ABC transporter substrate-binding protein, with product MRTGLYDKLVRAGATRRDILKGAASMAAIAAASGAGLGAFTRPASAASELRSKILQIPGVGKGQPTDADFQKVGELCLEATKANVKQGEFAGVELTFMGLNNQNLHNVLFRGFLKPWEAYTGAKISWIDLAQADYNARLQQSIATGTVDFDIIEMGAPFEGDVCGKGLTSEMPDWVKKQIDFDDLVNYLKPPVGTWDGKQYRVTIDGDTHNFNYRTDVFADADLAKQWKDGGGAGEWGVPKTWQQVQAVTKFLKGKKFKGQDVYGYLDAPKPWGGFGFYFLGSRATAYAKHPDDKAWLFDADTMKPRINNPAWVRAIQDVIDALPSEPADQINADPNTTGFQQFLAGTGSMIPWWGDIGSNVKTNDSSVIGDVTGFSILPGSDDVYNSKTGKWEKLASGPNYSPNCAYLGWGVYVMARVDKDEKKKKAAWSAAAHLGGKDLSIWTAMYPSGFQPYRNSHFDIPEWVAAGYDEAFITSYLKSEGDSYNHPNAAIEPRIPGIFQYYSAAEDILANTFAGKMKAQEGADAIAAAWEKLTDQIGREKQIKLYKASLGLA from the coding sequence ATGAGAACAGGTCTTTACGATAAACTGGTCCGTGCCGGCGCCACGCGTCGCGACATATTGAAGGGTGCGGCCAGCATGGCCGCGATCGCGGCGGCATCCGGTGCCGGGCTCGGTGCCTTCACGCGCCCGGCCTCCGCGGCAAGCGAGCTGCGCTCGAAGATCCTGCAGATTCCGGGCGTTGGCAAAGGCCAGCCGACCGATGCCGATTTCCAGAAGGTCGGCGAACTCTGCCTCGAGGCGACCAAGGCCAATGTCAAGCAAGGCGAATTCGCCGGCGTCGAGCTGACCTTCATGGGCCTCAACAACCAGAACTTGCACAATGTGCTGTTCCGCGGCTTCCTGAAGCCGTGGGAGGCCTATACCGGCGCCAAGATCAGCTGGATCGACCTGGCGCAGGCCGACTACAACGCCCGCCTGCAGCAGTCGATCGCCACCGGCACCGTCGACTTCGACATCATCGAGATGGGTGCGCCCTTCGAAGGCGATGTCTGCGGCAAGGGCCTGACCTCCGAGATGCCCGACTGGGTCAAGAAGCAGATCGATTTCGACGATCTGGTCAATTATCTGAAGCCGCCGGTCGGCACCTGGGACGGCAAGCAGTATCGCGTCACCATCGACGGCGACACGCACAACTTCAACTACCGCACCGACGTGTTCGCCGATGCCGACCTCGCCAAGCAGTGGAAGGACGGCGGCGGGGCCGGAGAATGGGGCGTGCCGAAGACCTGGCAGCAGGTGCAGGCCGTGACCAAATTCCTCAAGGGCAAGAAATTCAAGGGCCAGGACGTTTATGGCTATCTCGATGCGCCCAAGCCCTGGGGCGGTTTCGGCTTCTACTTCCTCGGCAGCCGCGCCACCGCCTATGCCAAGCATCCCGATGACAAGGCATGGCTGTTCGACGCCGACACGATGAAGCCGCGCATCAACAATCCGGCCTGGGTGCGTGCCATCCAGGACGTGATCGACGCGCTGCCCTCCGAGCCGGCCGACCAGATCAACGCCGACCCGAACACCACTGGCTTCCAGCAGTTCCTGGCCGGCACGGGTTCGATGATCCCCTGGTGGGGCGACATCGGCTCCAACGTCAAGACCAACGATTCCTCGGTCATCGGCGACGTCACCGGCTTCTCGATCCTGCCGGGTTCGGACGACGTCTACAATTCCAAGACCGGCAAGTGGGAGAAGCTCGCCAGCGGGCCGAACTATTCGCCGAACTGCGCCTATCTCGGCTGGGGCGTCTATGTCATGGCCCGCGTCGACAAGGACGAGAAGAAGAAAAAGGCGGCCTGGTCCGCAGCCGCCCATCTCGGCGGCAAGGACCTGTCGATCTGGACGGCGATGTACCCGTCCGGCTTCCAGCCCTACCGCAACTCGCATTTCGATATTCCGGAGTGGGTGGCGGCCGGCTACGACGAGGCCTTCATCACCTCGTATCTGAAGTCGGAAGGCGACAGCTACAACCATCCGAACGCGGCGATCGAGCCACGCATCCCCGGCATCTTCCAGTACTATTCCGCCGCCGAGGACATTCTGGCCAACACCTTCGCCGGCAAGATGAAGGCGCAGGAAGGCGCCGATGCCATCGCGGCGGCCTGGGAAAAGCTCACCGATCAGATCGGCCGCGAAAAGCAGATCAAGCTCTACAAGGCCTCGCTCGGCCTGGCCTGA
- a CDS encoding ABC transporter ATP-binding protein produces the protein MAQVAISKVAKAFGTVKVLHEVSVDIADGQFVVLVGPSGCGKSTLLRMVAGLETVSGGTITIGDRVVNHLPPAKRDIAMVFQNYALYPHKTVEQNMAFALKLRKTDPAVVAERVKRAADILDLNPYLKRYPRQLSGGQRQRVAMGRAIVRNPQVFLFDEPLSNLDAKLRVQMRTEIKELHQRLKTTTIYVTHDQIEAMTMADKIVVMRDGRIEQVGAPLELFDRPANLFVAGFIGSPSMNLLKGVMRKGGKPGVDIAGTLFPIGDNAAQDGQAVVYGVRPEHLEIHPDGVPAKISVVEPTGSETLVFLRFGDGEMVALFRERHDFKPGDTLTLKPRLDQIHLFDAETGQRL, from the coding sequence ATGGCTCAAGTCGCAATCAGCAAGGTGGCCAAAGCGTTTGGAACCGTCAAGGTTCTGCACGAAGTCAGCGTCGATATTGCTGACGGACAGTTCGTGGTGCTGGTCGGCCCCTCGGGTTGCGGCAAGTCCACGCTGCTCAGAATGGTGGCCGGGCTGGAGACCGTTTCCGGCGGCACGATCACCATCGGCGACCGCGTCGTCAATCATTTGCCGCCGGCAAAACGCGACATCGCCATGGTGTTCCAGAACTATGCGCTCTATCCGCACAAGACGGTCGAGCAGAACATGGCCTTTGCCCTCAAACTGCGCAAAACCGATCCGGCCGTGGTCGCCGAGCGAGTCAAGCGCGCCGCCGACATCCTCGATCTCAACCCTTATCTGAAGCGCTATCCCCGGCAGCTCTCCGGCGGCCAGCGCCAGCGCGTCGCCATGGGGCGCGCCATCGTCCGCAACCCGCAGGTGTTCCTGTTCGACGAGCCGCTCTCGAACCTCGATGCCAAGCTGCGCGTGCAGATGCGCACCGAGATCAAGGAACTGCACCAGAGGCTGAAGACCACAACAATCTACGTCACCCACGACCAGATCGAGGCCATGACCATGGCCGACAAGATCGTCGTCATGCGCGACGGCCGCATCGAGCAGGTCGGCGCGCCGCTGGAATTGTTCGACCGGCCGGCCAATCTGTTCGTCGCGGGCTTCATCGGCTCACCGTCGATGAACCTGCTCAAGGGCGTCATGCGTAAGGGCGGCAAACCCGGCGTCGACATTGCAGGCACGCTGTTCCCGATTGGCGACAATGCCGCGCAGGACGGGCAGGCCGTCGTCTATGGCGTCCGTCCCGAGCATCTGGAAATCCATCCCGATGGCGTACCGGCGAAGATTTCAGTGGTTGAGCCGACCGGCTCGGAAACACTGGTGTTCCTGCGCTTCGGCGACGGCGAGATGGTGGCGCTGTTCCGTGAACGCCACGACTTCAAGCCCGGCGACACGCTGACGCTGAAGCCGAGGCTCGACCAGATCCATCTTTTCGACGCCGAGACCGGCCAGCGTCTCTGA